One genomic window of Equus caballus isolate H_3958 breed thoroughbred chromosome 6, TB-T2T, whole genome shotgun sequence includes the following:
- the NEUROD4 gene encoding neurogenic differentiation factor 4: protein MAKTYVKPKEMTELVNTPSWMDKGLGSQNEMKEEERRSAVYGILGSLAEEHDSIEEEDDEEEDGEKPKRRGPKKKKMTKARLERFRARRVKANARERTRMHGLNDALDNLRRVMPCYSKTQKLSKIETLRLARNYIWALSEVLETGQTPEGKGFVEMLCKGLSQPTSNLVAGCLQLGSQSVLLEKHEEKSPICDSAISVHNFNYQSPGLPSPPYGHMETHLINLKPPVFKNLGESSFGSHPPDCSTPPYEAPLTPPLSISGNFSLKQDGSPDLDKSYSFMPHYPSSSLSSGHVHSTAFQAGTPRYDVPIDMSYDSYPHHGIGAQLNTIFTD, encoded by the coding sequence ATGGCAAAAACTTATGTGAAACCCAAGGAGATGACAGAGTTGGTCAATACACCATCATGGATGGACAAAGGGCTGGGCTCTCAGAATGAgatgaaagaggaggagagaagatcAGCTGTTTATGGGATTCTTGGCAGCTTAGCTGAAGAGCATGACAGTATTGAGGAAGAagatgatgaagaagaagatGGAGAGAAGCCTAAGAGAAGAGGtcccaagaaaaagaagatgacaAAAGCTCGTCTTGAGAGATTTAGGGCTCGAAGAGTCAAGGCCAATGCTAGAGAACGGACCCGGATGCATGGCCTGAATGACGCCCTGGACAACCTGAGGAGAGTCATGCCATGTTACTCTAAGACTCAAAAGCTCTCCAAGATAGAGACTCTTAGACTGGCCAGGAACTATATTTGGGCTTTGTCTGAGGTCCTGGAAACTGGACAGACACCTGAAGGGAAAGGCTTTGTAGAGATGCTCTGTAAAGGGCTCTCTCAGCCCACAAGCAACCTGGTGGCTGGATGCCTCCAACTTGGCTCTCAGTCTGTCCTCCTGGAGAAGCATGAGGAGAAATCTCCTATTTGTGACTCTGCCATCTCTGTCCACAACTTCAACTACCAATCTCCTGGGCTTCCCAGCCCTCCTTATGGCCATATGGAAACACATCTTATTAATCTGAAACCCCCAGTATTCAAGAATTTGGGAGAATCATCCTTTGGGAGCCATCCACCTGACTGTAGCACACCACCTTATGAGGCTCCACTTACGCCACCCCTGAGCATCAGTGGGAACTTCTCCTTGAAGCAAGATGGCTCTCCTGACCTGGATAAATCCTACAGCTTCATGCCACATTACCCCTCTTCAAGTCTAAGCTCAGGACATGTGCATTCAACTGCCTTTCAGGCTGGTACTCCCCGCTATGATGTTCCCATAGATATGTCCTATGATTCCTACCCCCACCAtggcattggggcccaactcaatACAATCTTTACTGATTAG